The Candidatus Polarisedimenticolia bacterium genome has a segment encoding these proteins:
- the hutI gene encoding imidazolonepropionase: protein MVEADLILEHAAELATPVGSAPATGALQGKLRTIADAALAVAAGNLVYVGPSGELGSRVRLRRGGSRLDVSGKTVLPGFVDPHTHLPFAGSRATEFEQRLAGRTYREIAEAGGGILSTVEQTRRADPAELRDAALRRLDRMLALGTTTCEAKSGYGLSLEAEIKQLRVLQSLAAEHPVEVVPTFLGAHTLPPERRAAREDYVREVAEEMIPRVAEEKLAGFCDVFCEQIAFTRAESETILRAGRKAGLVPRVHADQLSSMGAAELAAELGAASADHLEFVSEKGIEALARAGVTAVLLPGAAFFLMSPDRPPARRLIEAGVPVALATDLNPGTCMTESMPFVLTLACLTLKLSAAEAITAATLNAAHCLGRADRIGTLEVGKQADLQVLDIPGHHHLVYHFGVSHTDTVIKKGEIVYRKSPVRWAVS, encoded by the coding sequence ATGGTGGAAGCGGATCTGATCCTGGAGCACGCGGCGGAGCTCGCGACTCCGGTGGGATCGGCGCCGGCGACCGGCGCCCTCCAGGGGAAGCTCCGCACCATCGCCGATGCCGCGCTCGCCGTGGCCGCCGGAAACCTCGTCTATGTCGGGCCGTCGGGCGAGCTCGGCTCCCGGGTCCGCCTGCGACGCGGCGGATCCCGTCTCGACGTCTCCGGCAAGACGGTCCTTCCCGGGTTCGTGGATCCGCACACCCACCTCCCCTTCGCCGGATCCCGCGCTACCGAATTCGAGCAGCGCCTTGCCGGGCGCACCTACCGGGAGATCGCCGAAGCCGGAGGCGGGATTCTCAGCACCGTGGAGCAGACGAGACGCGCCGATCCGGCGGAGCTTCGGGACGCCGCGCTCCGGCGCCTGGATCGGATGCTCGCCCTCGGCACCACGACCTGCGAAGCCAAGAGCGGCTATGGGTTGAGCCTGGAGGCGGAGATCAAGCAGCTCCGCGTGCTGCAAAGCCTGGCCGCGGAGCATCCCGTCGAAGTGGTCCCGACTTTCCTGGGCGCCCACACGCTGCCTCCCGAGCGCCGCGCGGCGCGCGAGGATTACGTGCGCGAGGTGGCGGAGGAGATGATCCCGAGGGTGGCGGAGGAGAAGCTGGCGGGCTTCTGCGACGTCTTCTGCGAGCAGATCGCGTTCACCCGGGCGGAGAGCGAGACGATCCTCCGGGCGGGGCGGAAAGCGGGCCTGGTCCCCCGCGTGCACGCCGATCAGCTTTCGTCGATGGGGGCGGCGGAATTGGCGGCGGAATTGGGGGCCGCGTCGGCCGACCACCTGGAGTTCGTGTCGGAGAAGGGGATCGAGGCGCTGGCCCGCGCCGGGGTCACGGCTGTCCTCCTCCCGGGGGCCGCCTTCTTCCTGATGTCCCCGGATCGCCCGCCGGCCCGCCGGCTGATCGAGGCGGGCGTGCCGGTGGCCCTGGCGACCGATCTCAATCCGGGCACCTGCATGACCGAGTCGATGCCTTTCGTCCTGACGCTCGCCTGCCTGACGCTGAAGCTGAGCGCGGCGGAGGCGATCACGGCCGCGACCCTGAATGCCGCCCACTGCCTGGGGCGCGCCGATCGAATCGGCACCCTCGAGGTCGGGAAGCAGGCTGACCTCCAGGTGCTGGACATCCCGGGGCACCATCATCTCGTCTATCACTTCGGCGTCTCCCACACCGACACCGTGATCAAGAAGGGGGAGATCGTCTACCGGAAAAGCCCCGTCCGATGGGCTGTTTCTTGA
- the tsaD gene encoding tRNA (adenosine(37)-N6)-threonylcarbamoyltransferase complex transferase subunit TsaD codes for MLILGIETSCDETAAAVLSDDTILSNVVASQVKVHQKYGGVVPELASRHHVENIDTVLHLALRAAAVDLAQMDGVAVTRGPGLVGSLLVGISVAKAVAFVRGIPFTGVNHLEGHVQSPFLEKPDLPLPALCLVASGGHTALYRLDRSGACTGLARTRDDAAGEAFDKVAKLMGLGYPGGPVIDRLARGGNPEAVRFSRPRMTDGTLDFSFSGLKSAVLRYVREQGLPEHSFPAPEPGPEVKDLLASFQKTAVDYLVENTVRTAARERVPTVCLAGGVACNSLLRERLAEIASREKWCFHAVSPSLALDNAAMIAAVGRRQILRGERSDLTLNAEPNLSL; via the coding sequence ATGCTCATTCTGGGCATCGAGACCTCCTGCGACGAGACGGCCGCCGCGGTGCTGAGCGACGACACCATCCTCTCCAACGTCGTCGCGTCGCAGGTCAAGGTGCACCAGAAATACGGCGGGGTGGTCCCGGAGCTGGCTTCCCGCCACCACGTCGAGAACATCGACACCGTCCTCCATCTGGCGTTGCGGGCGGCGGCCGTGGATTTGGCGCAGATGGACGGGGTGGCCGTCACGCGCGGGCCAGGCCTCGTCGGATCGCTCCTGGTCGGAATCTCGGTCGCCAAAGCGGTCGCCTTCGTGCGCGGCATTCCCTTCACCGGCGTGAACCATCTCGAGGGGCACGTGCAGTCCCCTTTCCTCGAGAAGCCCGATCTCCCGCTCCCCGCCTTGTGTCTCGTGGCCTCCGGCGGCCATACCGCCCTGTATCGGCTCGATCGGAGCGGCGCGTGCACCGGCCTGGCGCGCACGCGCGACGATGCCGCCGGCGAGGCTTTCGACAAAGTGGCCAAGCTGATGGGGCTGGGATATCCGGGGGGCCCGGTGATCGATCGCCTCGCCCGGGGCGGAAATCCGGAGGCGGTCCGCTTCAGCCGGCCGCGGATGACCGACGGCACTCTCGACTTTTCCTTCTCCGGTCTCAAGAGCGCCGTCCTGCGCTACGTGCGGGAACAGGGGCTTCCGGAGCATTCCTTTCCGGCGCCGGAGCCGGGTCCGGAAGTGAAGGACCTCCTGGCGTCGTTCCAGAAGACGGCGGTCGATTATCTCGTGGAGAACACGGTCCGGACCGCGGCGCGGGAGAGAGTGCCCACGGTGTGCCTCGCCGGCGGCGTCGCCTGCAACAGCCTGCTCCGGGAGCGTCTGGCGGAGATTGCCTCCCGGGAGAAGTGGTGCTTCCATGCGGTGAGCCCGTCCCTGGCGCTCGACAACGCGGCGATGATCGCCGCGGTCGGACGCCGGCAGATCCTGCGGGGCGAACGCTCCGATCTGACGCTGAACGCCGAGCCGAACCTCTCCTTGTAG
- a CDS encoding dipeptide ABC transporter ATP-binding protein translates to MSVPEETTLLEVRGLKKHFPIRRGVFSKVSGYVRAVDGVDLSLRRGETLGLVGESGSGKTTTGRCILRLMEPTAGTITFEGADLLALSAPEMRKMRREMQVIFQDPYSSLNPRMRVGTIVGEPLAIHKIARGSERSDRVAELLRRVGLDPSAMKRYPHEFSGGQRQRIGIARALALKPKLIICDEPVSALDVSIQAQVVNLLMDLQDEFSLTYLFIAHDLSVVEHISDRVAVMYLGKIVEVADAETLYRDPKHPYTKALLSAIPVPDPDARPQRTLLKGELPSPALPPPGCAFHPRCPVAVEECSRTEPALRRVGKDQLAACLLVPEAAERPD, encoded by the coding sequence ATGAGCGTCCCGGAAGAGACGACCCTCTTGGAGGTCCGCGGGCTGAAGAAGCACTTTCCCATCCGGCGGGGCGTGTTCTCCAAAGTCAGCGGCTACGTGCGCGCCGTGGACGGCGTCGATCTCTCCTTGAGGCGGGGCGAGACCCTGGGGCTGGTGGGGGAGTCGGGGAGCGGAAAGACGACGACGGGACGCTGTATCCTCCGGCTGATGGAGCCGACCGCGGGGACGATCACCTTCGAAGGAGCGGATCTCCTGGCGCTCTCCGCGCCGGAGATGCGCAAGATGCGCCGGGAGATGCAGGTCATCTTCCAGGACCCTTACAGCTCCCTGAATCCGCGGATGAGAGTCGGGACGATCGTCGGGGAGCCGCTGGCCATCCACAAGATCGCGCGCGGCAGCGAGCGCTCGGATCGCGTCGCGGAGCTGCTGCGGCGGGTCGGACTGGACCCCTCGGCCATGAAGCGTTATCCTCACGAGTTTTCGGGGGGGCAGCGCCAGCGCATCGGCATCGCCCGGGCCCTGGCGCTGAAGCCGAAGCTGATCATCTGCGACGAGCCGGTTTCGGCGCTCGACGTCTCGATCCAGGCCCAGGTGGTCAACCTCCTGATGGATCTTCAGGACGAGTTCTCGCTGACGTATCTCTTCATCGCGCACGATCTGAGCGTGGTGGAGCACATCAGCGACCGGGTGGCGGTGATGTACCTGGGGAAAATCGTGGAAGTGGCCGACGCCGAGACGCTCTATCGGGACCCGAAGCATCCCTATACCAAGGCGCTCCTCTCGGCGATTCCCGTCCCGGATCCGGACGCTCGCCCGCAGCGGACGCTTTTGAAGGGGGAGCTGCCGAGCCCGGCGCTCCCTCCTCCCGGGTGCGCCTTCCACCCGCGGTGTCCCGTGGCGGTGGAGGAATGCTCGCGGACGGAGCCGGCGCTGCGGCGGGTCGGGAAGGATCAGCTCGCCGCGTGCCTTCTGGTCCCGGAGGCGGCGGAACGTCCCGACTGA
- a CDS encoding cyclodeaminase/cyclohydrolase family protein → MLVNLDLKQFVDRLAAGVPTPGGGSASALAGCLAASLGAMVCDLTLGKPKYESVRAEMERARAALSGLRKDLLALVDRDAEAYDEVARAMKLPRETGEQKQTRQEALGKASQFATEIPVKTAESCLAVLEQIRVVAEKGNLNAVSDAGVAAHLAQTGLAGAALNVRINLPGIPDRARAAQIEQRLERLESDAKDLLDETTESVARRMKG, encoded by the coding sequence ATGCTCGTGAATCTCGACCTCAAACAGTTCGTCGACCGCCTCGCCGCCGGCGTGCCGACACCGGGCGGAGGCAGCGCCTCGGCCCTCGCGGGGTGTCTCGCCGCGTCGCTGGGCGCCATGGTCTGCGATCTGACGCTAGGAAAGCCGAAATACGAGTCGGTGCGCGCCGAAATGGAGCGGGCGCGGGCGGCCCTGTCCGGGCTGCGCAAGGACCTGCTGGCGCTGGTCGATCGGGACGCCGAGGCCTACGACGAGGTCGCCCGGGCGATGAAGCTGCCCCGTGAAACCGGCGAGCAGAAGCAGACGCGGCAGGAGGCGCTGGGCAAGGCAAGCCAGTTCGCTACCGAGATTCCGGTCAAGACCGCCGAGAGCTGCCTGGCCGTCCTGGAGCAGATCCGGGTCGTGGCCGAGAAGGGCAACTTGAACGCCGTTTCCGACGCCGGAGTGGCGGCCCACCTCGCCCAGACGGGACTGGCGGGCGCGGCCTTGAACGTCCGGATCAACCTCCCGGGAATTCCTGATCGGGCCCGGGCCGCCCAGATCGAGCAGCGGCTGGAGCGCCTCGAGTCGGACGCGAAGGATCTCCTCGACGAGACGACGGAGAGCGTCGCGCGGCGGATGAAAGGGTAA
- a CDS encoding methylmalonyl-CoA mutase family protein, with protein sequence MKRHEESRGARRNSSGIDIQPLYTAADCRGIAPETDIGFPGEYPFTRGIQPAMYRSRLWTMRQYAGFGSAKETNLRLKFLLDHGQTGLSVAFDLPTQMGYDSDHPAAEGEVGKVGVAVSTLEDMELLLDGIPLDRVSTSMTINATAAILLCFYVAAAARRGIAPDRLSGTVQNDVLKEYMARGTYIYPPQASLRIATDLFAYCRDRLPLWNSISISGYHIREAGATAVQEIAFTLANGVEYLDAARRAGLEVDAIAPRISFFFNAHNDLFEEVAKFRAARRLWARIMKERFGARRERSLLLRFHAQTGGSTLTAQQVENNVVRVTYQALAAILGGTQSLHTNSMDEALSLPTEQSAALALRTQQILASETGVPDTVDPLGGSYYVEALTSRIEEGAQGYLDRIDRMGGVIPALESGFIAREIQEAAYRTQRAVESGEQRVVGVNCHRSRAGKAPRLHRIDPAVAREQLGRLARFKRTRDAAAARQSLADLERRARGTENLVPAVLAAVESRATLGEVSDVLRRVFGSYRPEVAL encoded by the coding sequence ATGAAGAGGCACGAAGAGTCCAGAGGCGCCCGCCGGAACTCCTCCGGAATCGACATTCAGCCGCTCTACACCGCCGCGGACTGCCGGGGGATCGCTCCGGAGACCGACATCGGCTTCCCGGGGGAGTATCCGTTCACGCGCGGCATCCAACCCGCCATGTACCGGAGCCGCCTCTGGACGATGCGGCAGTATGCCGGCTTCGGCTCCGCGAAAGAGACGAACCTCCGCCTGAAGTTTCTGCTCGATCACGGCCAGACCGGCCTCTCGGTCGCCTTCGATCTCCCCACGCAGATGGGCTACGACTCCGATCACCCCGCGGCCGAGGGGGAGGTGGGAAAAGTGGGGGTCGCCGTCTCCACGCTGGAGGACATGGAGCTCCTGCTGGACGGGATCCCGCTGGACCGCGTCTCCACGTCGATGACGATCAACGCCACCGCGGCGATTCTTCTGTGTTTCTACGTCGCCGCGGCCGCCCGCCGGGGGATCGCACCGGACCGGCTCTCGGGAACCGTCCAGAACGACGTCCTGAAGGAATACATGGCCCGCGGGACTTACATCTATCCTCCCCAGGCCTCCCTGCGGATCGCCACCGATCTCTTCGCCTACTGCCGGGACCGCCTGCCTCTTTGGAACAGCATCAGCATCAGCGGCTATCACATCCGTGAGGCAGGCGCCACGGCCGTCCAGGAGATCGCCTTCACGCTGGCGAACGGCGTGGAGTACCTCGACGCCGCCCGGCGCGCCGGATTGGAGGTCGACGCGATCGCGCCCCGCATCTCCTTCTTCTTCAACGCCCACAACGACCTTTTCGAGGAAGTCGCCAAGTTCCGCGCCGCGCGGCGGCTGTGGGCCCGGATCATGAAGGAGCGGTTCGGCGCCCGCCGGGAGCGGTCCCTCCTGCTGCGGTTCCATGCGCAGACGGGCGGCTCGACGCTGACCGCGCAGCAGGTGGAGAACAACGTCGTGCGCGTGACCTACCAGGCGCTCGCGGCCATCCTGGGCGGGACCCAGTCCCTGCACACCAACTCCATGGACGAGGCGCTGTCGCTTCCCACCGAGCAAAGCGCGGCGCTCGCTTTGCGGACCCAGCAGATCCTGGCGAGCGAAACCGGAGTTCCCGATACGGTCGATCCGCTCGGAGGCTCTTACTACGTGGAGGCCTTGACGTCGCGTATTGAGGAAGGGGCGCAAGGGTATCTGGATCGGATCGACCGGATGGGCGGCGTGATCCCCGCCCTCGAGAGCGGCTTCATCGCCCGGGAGATCCAGGAGGCGGCCTACCGGACCCAGCGCGCCGTCGAATCGGGCGAGCAGCGCGTCGTGGGAGTCAACTGCCACCGGAGCAGGGCGGGGAAGGCTCCGCGCCTTCACCGGATCGATCCGGCGGTCGCCCGGGAGCAGCTCGGGCGCCTCGCCCGGTTCAAGAGGACCCGCGACGCGGCCGCCGCGCGGCAATCGCTCGCCGATCTCGAGCGTCGCGCCCGGGGCACGGAGAACCTGGTTCCGGCCGTCCTGGCCGCCGTGGAGAGCCGGGCCACGCTCGGCGAGGTTTCCGACGTCCTGCGCCGCGTCTTCGGCTCCTACCGGCCCGAGGTCGCCCTTTGA
- a CDS encoding ABC transporter ATP-binding protein, protein MSGPPLLEVEDLRVEFAAPEGTIRAVDGVSFHVAEGETLGLVGESGCGKSVTALALLRLIAPPGRIAAGRIRYRGRDIMSLSEPEIRKIRGKEIALIFQEPVAALNPVFTVGSQIAEAIRVHNRMPKREALAEAVRLLQLVQIPDPERRIREYPHQLSGGMCQRVMIAMALSCKPSLIVADEPTTALDVTIQAEILDLLRRLRSQFGLSVLLISHNLGVIAESAHRVAVMYAGRIVEEAPVREIFASPKHPYTLGLLRSMPRLGERSRSGRRRLPIISGSVPDPGRREPGCSFAPRCPEVMEACRREDPALLPLGPGRRVACFLHHPPAAAERTAPR, encoded by the coding sequence TTGAGCGGACCGCCGCTGCTCGAGGTGGAGGATCTCCGCGTCGAGTTCGCCGCGCCCGAGGGGACGATCCGGGCCGTGGACGGCGTCTCCTTCCACGTCGCGGAGGGGGAGACGCTGGGGCTGGTGGGGGAATCGGGCTGCGGCAAGAGCGTCACCGCCCTCGCCCTGCTCCGGCTGATCGCCCCGCCCGGACGGATCGCGGCAGGCAGGATCCGCTACCGCGGGCGGGATATCATGTCCCTGAGCGAGCCGGAGATTCGCAAGATCCGGGGCAAGGAGATCGCCCTCATCTTCCAGGAGCCGGTCGCGGCGTTGAATCCGGTCTTCACCGTGGGCTCCCAGATCGCCGAGGCGATACGCGTCCACAACAGGATGCCGAAGCGGGAGGCCCTGGCGGAAGCGGTGCGGCTGCTCCAGCTCGTCCAAATCCCCGATCCCGAGCGGCGCATCCGTGAATATCCCCACCAGCTCAGCGGCGGGATGTGCCAGCGCGTCATGATTGCCATGGCCCTCTCCTGCAAGCCGTCCCTGATCGTCGCCGACGAGCCGACGACGGCGCTGGACGTGACGATTCAGGCGGAAATCCTCGACCTTCTCCGTCGCCTGCGCTCGCAGTTCGGATTGTCGGTGCTCCTGATCAGCCACAATCTCGGCGTGATCGCCGAATCGGCCCACCGCGTAGCGGTGATGTACGCGGGGCGAATCGTCGAGGAAGCGCCGGTGAGGGAGATCTTCGCGTCGCCCAAGCATCCCTACACGCTCGGTCTTCTGAGGTCGATGCCGCGCCTCGGGGAGCGCTCGCGGTCCGGCCGCCGGCGGCTGCCGATCATTTCCGGAAGCGTTCCCGATCCGGGCCGCCGGGAGCCGGGATGCTCCTTCGCGCCGCGCTGCCCGGAGGTCATGGAAGCGTGCCGGAGGGAAGACCCCGCGCTTCTGCCGCTCGGCCCCGGGCGCCGGGTCGCCTGCTTCCTGCACCATCCTCCCGCCGCCGCGGAAAGGACGGCGCCCCGATGA
- the mtnA gene encoding S-methyl-5-thioribose-1-phosphate isomerase encodes MFKTIDWNGEAVVMLDQTRLPGEVVYRSCRRAEEVAEAIRGMVIRGAPAIGVAAAMGIALGMREPAATATADLPRRMEELAKLFAATRPTAVNLFWAIERMRQALAASAGASPGERVESLMAEALRIRDEDVAINRRMGAHGEGLIPERARVLTHCNAGALATAGYGTALGVIRAAVEKGKSVQVLADETRPFLQGSRLTAWELAQDGIPVTIITDSAAGFFLARGEVDLAIVGADRIAANGDTANKIGTYPLAVLARENRVPFYVAAPLSTVDLSLPDGSHIPIEERDPDEVMRAGGARVAPEAAAARHIAFDVTPARYVTAIITEAGVARPPFAPALRALFGGKP; translated from the coding sequence ATGTTCAAGACGATCGACTGGAATGGCGAGGCGGTGGTGATGCTGGACCAGACCCGCCTTCCCGGGGAAGTGGTCTATCGCTCCTGCCGGCGCGCCGAGGAGGTGGCCGAGGCGATTCGCGGCATGGTGATCCGCGGCGCCCCGGCGATCGGAGTCGCCGCCGCGATGGGAATCGCTCTCGGCATGCGCGAGCCGGCGGCCACGGCGACCGCCGATCTCCCGCGGCGGATGGAGGAGCTCGCGAAGCTGTTCGCCGCGACGCGTCCCACCGCGGTGAATCTTTTCTGGGCCATCGAGAGGATGAGGCAGGCGCTCGCGGCGAGCGCCGGCGCGAGTCCGGGAGAGAGGGTCGAGTCGCTGATGGCGGAGGCGCTGCGAATCCGCGACGAGGACGTCGCGATCAACCGGCGGATGGGGGCGCACGGCGAGGGCTTGATCCCGGAGCGCGCCCGCGTCCTGACCCACTGCAATGCGGGAGCGCTGGCGACCGCCGGATACGGCACCGCGCTGGGAGTCATCCGGGCGGCGGTGGAAAAGGGGAAGAGCGTGCAGGTGCTGGCCGACGAGACCCGTCCCTTCCTCCAGGGATCCCGGCTGACCGCCTGGGAGCTGGCCCAGGACGGGATTCCGGTGACCATCATCACCGACTCGGCGGCCGGGTTCTTCCTGGCGCGCGGCGAGGTCGATCTGGCGATCGTCGGGGCGGATCGGATCGCCGCGAACGGCGACACGGCCAACAAGATAGGCACCTATCCCCTGGCCGTTCTGGCGCGGGAGAACCGCGTGCCGTTCTACGTGGCGGCGCCGCTGTCGACCGTCGACCTCTCCCTGCCCGACGGCTCTCATATCCCGATCGAGGAGCGCGACCCGGACGAGGTCATGCGCGCGGGCGGCGCCCGGGTGGCCCCCGAGGCGGCCGCCGCCCGTCACATCGCCTTCGACGTCACGCCGGCGCGCTACGTGACCGCCATCATCACCGAAGCCGGGGTGGCCCGGCCTCCTTTCGCCCCGGCCTTGCGGGCCCTGTTCGGCGGGAAGCCTTGA
- the lepB gene encoding signal peptidase I: MGRRSFVHDYLQAAIVAVIVALFVRTFLVQAFQIPSPSMVKSILVGDHILVNKFAYGPTLSLAERELLPFRDIARYDVVIFKFPGQPERDYVKRVIGLPGETLKIENGQTKIKKSNADDFSSLPEERSFVRFIDSPSGPDPEGLNNLGPIPIAENCYFVMGDNRDDSRDSRDWGCVPAEYIRGRALLVYWSVRPPEPSSGSSAPSGPLASFWHSLSTGFTRTRWERTAQMVH, encoded by the coding sequence GTGGGGCGCCGCTCTTTCGTGCACGACTACCTGCAGGCCGCGATCGTCGCGGTGATCGTGGCTCTGTTCGTGCGCACCTTCCTCGTCCAGGCGTTCCAGATCCCTTCTCCGTCGATGGTCAAGAGCATCCTGGTGGGCGACCACATCCTGGTGAACAAGTTCGCCTATGGCCCCACCCTGAGCCTGGCCGAGAGGGAGCTCCTCCCCTTCCGAGACATCGCCCGTTACGACGTCGTCATCTTCAAGTTCCCCGGCCAGCCGGAAAGGGATTACGTCAAGCGCGTCATCGGACTGCCCGGGGAAACGCTCAAGATCGAAAACGGCCAAACCAAGATCAAGAAGTCGAACGCCGACGACTTCTCCTCCCTCCCCGAGGAGAGGAGCTTCGTGCGCTTCATCGACTCCCCTTCCGGGCCCGACCCGGAAGGGCTGAACAACCTGGGTCCCATCCCCATTGCGGAGAATTGTTATTTCGTCATGGGGGACAACCGCGACGACAGCCGCGACAGCCGCGACTGGGGGTGCGTGCCGGCGGAGTACATCCGGGGAAGAGCCCTTCTGGTCTACTGGTCGGTGCGCCCTCCCGAGCCTTCCTCCGGCAGCTCCGCTCCCTCCGGGCCTCTCGCCTCCTTCTGGCATTCCCTGTCGACCGGTTTCACCCGGACCCGCTGGGAGCGCACCGCCCAGATGGTCCACTGA
- the lepA gene encoding translation elongation factor 4, which produces MDPSRIRNFCIIAHIDHGKSTLADRILEITGALEKREMEAQVLDDMDLERERGITIKAHAVALDYRSEDGNAYRLNLIDTPGHVDFSYEVSRSISACEGALLIVDASQGVEAQTLANTHLASEHNLEIIPVINKIDLPSAEPERVKEQIENIIGLDCSGAILASAKEGTGVREILEALVARLPAPKGSAEKPLKALIFDSWYDSFRGVIILVRMLDGTIRRKMKVRLMATGKDYEVEEVGVFTPKLKPTEELSVGEVGFVIAGIKNAWETKIGDTLTDANRPTEEAFPGFQEMKPMVFAGIYPNGETTYENLRDALDRLRLNDSSFSVEAETSDALGFGFRCGFLGLLHMEIVQQRLERHFGLDLITTAPSVRYRITTTDGQVVEVSNPAKLPAASRIIRYDEPVLTALILTPPDYVGAILALCQERRGVQKDLKYVTTTRVLISYDLPLNEVVMDFYDKLKTMSRGYASLDYHLAGWQEADLVKLDILVNGDPVDALSLIVHKERAYPRGRALAAKLREVIPRQLFEVAIQAAIGSKIIARETVAAMRKNVLAKCYGGDITRKRKLLEKQKEGKKRMKKIGRVDIPQEAFLALLKLE; this is translated from the coding sequence ATGGATCCGAGCCGCATCCGGAACTTCTGTATCATCGCCCACATCGATCACGGGAAATCGACGCTCGCCGATCGGATTCTCGAGATCACCGGCGCGCTCGAGAAGCGGGAGATGGAGGCTCAGGTGCTCGACGACATGGATCTGGAGCGGGAGCGCGGCATCACCATCAAGGCGCACGCCGTGGCCCTCGACTACCGCTCGGAAGACGGCAACGCCTACCGCCTGAACCTCATCGACACTCCGGGTCACGTCGATTTCTCCTACGAGGTTTCCCGCAGCATCTCCGCCTGCGAAGGGGCGCTGCTGATCGTCGACGCCTCCCAGGGGGTCGAGGCGCAGACGCTGGCGAACACCCACCTGGCCTCCGAGCACAACCTGGAGATCATTCCGGTCATCAACAAGATCGATCTTCCCAGCGCCGAGCCGGAGCGGGTGAAGGAGCAGATCGAGAACATCATCGGGCTGGATTGCAGCGGCGCGATCCTGGCCTCGGCCAAGGAAGGGACCGGAGTGCGCGAGATACTCGAGGCGCTGGTGGCCAGGCTGCCCGCCCCCAAGGGCTCGGCGGAGAAGCCGCTGAAGGCCCTCATCTTCGACTCGTGGTACGACTCGTTCCGCGGCGTCATCATCCTCGTGCGGATGCTGGACGGGACGATCCGCCGCAAGATGAAGGTCCGGCTCATGGCCACGGGCAAGGATTACGAGGTGGAGGAAGTGGGGGTCTTCACGCCCAAGCTGAAGCCGACCGAGGAGCTTTCGGTCGGGGAGGTCGGATTCGTAATCGCCGGGATCAAGAACGCCTGGGAGACCAAGATCGGCGACACGCTCACGGACGCCAACCGCCCGACCGAGGAGGCGTTTCCGGGGTTCCAGGAGATGAAGCCCATGGTCTTCGCCGGAATCTACCCGAACGGCGAGACGACCTACGAGAACCTGCGGGACGCCCTGGATCGCCTGCGGCTCAACGACTCCTCTTTTTCGGTCGAGGCGGAGACCTCCGACGCGCTCGGGTTCGGGTTCCGCTGCGGTTTCCTGGGCCTGCTGCACATGGAGATCGTGCAGCAGCGGCTGGAGCGTCACTTCGGGCTCGATCTGATCACCACCGCCCCGTCGGTGCGCTACCGGATCACCACGACCGACGGACAGGTGGTCGAGGTGAGCAACCCCGCCAAGCTCCCGGCCGCCTCGCGCATCATCCGTTACGACGAGCCCGTCCTCACCGCGCTGATTCTCACCCCCCCCGACTACGTCGGCGCTATCCTGGCCCTCTGCCAGGAGCGCCGGGGCGTCCAGAAAGACCTCAAGTACGTCACCACCACGCGCGTCCTGATCTCGTACGATCTTCCCCTGAACGAGGTGGTGATGGACTTCTACGACAAGCTGAAGACGATGTCCCGCGGCTACGCTTCCCTGGATTATCATCTCGCGGGCTGGCAGGAGGCCGATCTCGTGAAGCTCGACATCCTGGTGAACGGCGACCCGGTGGACGCGCTTTCGCTCATCGTCCACAAGGAGCGGGCCTACCCGCGCGGGCGCGCGCTGGCGGCCAAGCTGCGCGAAGTGATTCCACGCCAGCTCTTCGAGGTCGCGATCCAGGCGGCGATCGGCAGCAAGATCATCGCCCGCGAGACGGTGGCGGCCATGCGCAAGAACGTGCTCGCCAAGTGCTACGGCGGAGACATCACCCGGAAGCGCAAGCTCCTGGAGAAGCAGAAAGAGGGCAAGAAGCGGATGAAGAAGATCGGCCGGGTGGACATACCGCAGGAGGCCTTCCTGGCCCTGCTGAAGCTGGAGTGA